A genomic window from Flavobacterium azooxidireducens includes:
- a CDS encoding type II toxin-antitoxin system RelE/ParE family toxin, which produces MTYQIIWQPNSEMSYYDEIDFIFRKWNHKEVQKFQDLVFENLNRLSENPLIGNYDSSKKIYTIIISKQTKLFYSIDMKNKVIDLLLFWNNSKNPEDLNKLL; this is translated from the coding sequence ATGACATATCAGATAATTTGGCAGCCAAATTCTGAAATGTCTTATTATGATGAAATCGATTTTATTTTCCGTAAATGGAACCATAAAGAGGTTCAAAAATTTCAGGATTTAGTATTCGAAAACTTGAACAGACTTTCAGAAAATCCATTAATTGGAAATTACGATAGTTCGAAAAAAATTTATACAATAATTATTTCTAAGCAAACTAAGCTTTTTTATAGTATTGATATGAAAAATAAAGTAATTGATTTGCTTTTATTTTGGAACAATTCAAAAAATCCGGAAGATTTAAATAAGTTGCTGTAA
- a CDS encoding O-methyltransferase: MIQIIKSYLNFLWNSKNQHGVHSPFVFDLVTKCFYDKTKYLEYSILKEYRKSLLENETIIEVTDFGAGSRVFKSNQRKISAIAKNAGISQKTAELLFRINNYFQPENVLEIGTSLGLATIALSLGNKNSRIITLEGCPQTILIAKNQCQLQNLNNIEFINTKFEDYLKNLQSATRNPQLIYFDGNHSKKATLTYFELLLPTISNDSVWIFDDIHWSKDMEEAWEIIKNHPKVTVTIDTFQWGIVFFRKEQEKEHFIINPNKNISSYIFERIRI, from the coding sequence ATGATACAAATTATAAAATCATACCTGAATTTCCTATGGAACTCCAAAAACCAACACGGAGTTCACTCTCCATTTGTGTTTGATTTGGTGACAAAATGTTTTTATGATAAAACTAAATATCTCGAATATTCCATTCTAAAAGAATACCGAAAATCACTTTTGGAAAACGAAACAATAATTGAAGTAACCGATTTTGGTGCCGGCTCAAGAGTTTTTAAATCCAATCAAAGAAAAATTTCTGCTATTGCAAAAAACGCCGGAATTTCTCAGAAAACAGCGGAATTGTTATTTAGAATTAATAACTATTTTCAACCGGAAAATGTTTTAGAAATTGGAACTTCGTTGGGATTGGCGACTATTGCTCTTTCGTTAGGAAATAAAAATTCGAGAATAATTACGTTGGAAGGTTGCCCGCAAACAATTTTAATTGCAAAAAATCAATGTCAATTACAAAATCTAAATAACATTGAATTTATAAACACAAAATTTGAAGACTACCTCAAAAACCTTCAATCCGCAACCCGCAACCCGCAACTAATTTACTTTGACGGAAATCATTCTAAAAAAGCCACTTTAACCTATTTCGAACTTTTATTACCGACCATTTCAAACGATTCGGTTTGGATTTTTGATGACATTCATTGGTCAAAAGATATGGAAGAAGCTTGGGAAATAATTAAAAATCATCCAAAAGTTACCGTTACGATTGACACTTTTCAATGGGGAATCGTTTTTTTTAGAAAAGAACAAGAGAAAGAACATTTCATCATCAATCCAAATAAAAATATCAGTTCGTATATTTTTGAACGAATTAGGATTTAA
- a CDS encoding ATP-grasp domain-containing protein, whose amino-acid sequence MKIGILTCARLPELLESDQKLIPLFAKKNIAAKAVIWDDESVDWTEFDYLIFRNTWDYYQKEITFNLWLDKIESLGIKTLNPISIIKKNKHKFYLKELEKEGISILPTIFLEKNSTSNLKELIPESWEKIVIKPAFSAGSYLTKLIDRSELESIQTEFKKHFETKDFLLQEFRPEIKELGETSFIFFDGKFSHAVNKKPVENDFRVQIQYGGKYTLIQPNADLLLQAELVLSKIPEKLLYARVDGIVIENKLHLMEIELIEPDLYFDLADGARERFVEAFLRVTESLSF is encoded by the coding sequence ATGAAAATTGGAATACTAACGTGTGCCCGATTACCTGAACTTTTAGAATCGGATCAAAAATTAATTCCGCTTTTTGCAAAGAAAAATATTGCTGCAAAAGCAGTGATTTGGGATGATGAATCGGTCGATTGGACTGAATTTGATTATCTAATTTTCAGAAATACGTGGGACTATTATCAAAAAGAAATTACGTTTAATTTATGGTTGGATAAAATTGAATCGTTAGGTATTAAAACACTCAATCCGATTTCTATCATCAAAAAAAACAAGCATAAATTTTATTTAAAAGAACTAGAAAAAGAAGGAATTTCAATACTTCCGACAATCTTTTTAGAAAAAAATTCAACTTCAAATTTAAAAGAATTAATTCCTGAAAGTTGGGAGAAAATTGTCATTAAACCAGCGTTTTCTGCCGGAAGTTATTTGACAAAACTAATCGACAGAAGTGAATTAGAATCCATTCAAACAGAATTCAAAAAACATTTTGAAACCAAAGATTTTCTTTTACAGGAATTTCGTCCTGAAATAAAAGAATTAGGGGAAACATCTTTTATCTTTTTTGATGGGAAATTTTCGCACGCTGTCAACAAAAAACCTGTTGAAAATGATTTTAGAGTTCAAATTCAATACGGCGGAAAATATACTTTAATTCAGCCCAATGCTGATTTATTGCTTCAAGCTGAATTAGTTTTATCAAAAATTCCTGAAAAATTGCTTTATGCTCGCGTTGATGGCATTGTTATCGAAAACAAACTTCACTTAATGGAAATCGAACTCATAGAACCCGATTTGTATTTTGATTTAGCTGATGGAGCGAGAGAAAGATTTGTTGAAGCTTTTTTAAGAGTTACTGAGTCGCTGAGTTTCTGA
- a CDS encoding ABC-F family ATP-binding cassette domain-containing protein: MNYLSVENISKSFGERVLFDNISFGINKDQKIAFIAKNGSGKTTIMNIINGFDEPDTGQVVVRKNIRMAFLSQKNELQDELTIEESIFASDNETLKVIEQYEKALENPENEEAYQKAFDLMDQHNAWDFETQFKQILFKLKLEDFKLKVKSLSGGQKKRLSLAIILINRPDLLILDEPTNHLDLEMIEWLESYFAKENITLFMVTHDRFFLERVCNEIIELDNGKLYQYKGNYSYYLQKKEERITSENASIDKAQNLFVKELAWMRRQPKARTTKSKSRQDDFYVIKEKAESRRKENVVELEINMERMGSKIIELHKLYKKFKDRVILDNFSYDFQRGERIGIIGKNGTGKSTFLNILTKTMLPDAGKVVIGETIKVGYYTQSGINPKPGQKVIDIIKEYGEYIPLTKGKIISASQLLERFLFDAKKQYDFVEKLSGGELKRLYLCTVLIQNPNFLILDEPTNDLDIVTLNVLESFLLDFPGCLLVVSHDRYFMDKIVDHLFVFRGEGEIEDFPGNYSDFRAYEDSADVALKEENKADKKAWKQNNPVGNLSFNEQKEFQKIEREIKDLEFEKKQIEQLFADGKVTDDAIEKKANELQVIIKKLEEKEERWFELSSKIE; this comes from the coding sequence ATGAATTATCTTTCAGTAGAAAATATATCCAAATCCTTCGGCGAACGCGTGTTGTTTGACAACATTTCGTTTGGTATTAACAAAGACCAAAAAATTGCTTTTATTGCGAAAAATGGTTCGGGAAAAACGACCATTATGAACATTATTAATGGTTTTGATGAACCGGATACGGGTCAAGTGGTGGTTAGAAAAAATATCCGAATGGCTTTTTTATCGCAAAAGAATGAATTGCAGGACGAATTGACTATCGAAGAAAGCATTTTTGCCAGTGATAATGAAACGCTGAAAGTGATTGAGCAGTATGAAAAAGCATTGGAAAACCCTGAAAATGAAGAAGCGTATCAAAAAGCTTTTGATTTGATGGACCAACACAATGCTTGGGATTTTGAAACGCAATTCAAGCAGATTTTGTTTAAATTGAAGTTGGAAGATTTTAAATTGAAAGTCAAAAGTCTTTCGGGTGGACAGAAAAAACGACTTTCGTTGGCGATAATTTTGATTAATCGTCCGGATTTATTGATTTTGGATGAGCCAACCAACCACTTGGATTTGGAGATGATTGAATGGCTGGAAAGTTATTTTGCCAAAGAAAATATCACGTTGTTTATGGTAACACACGACCGTTTCTTTTTGGAACGTGTTTGCAATGAAATCATTGAATTGGACAACGGAAAACTATACCAATATAAAGGAAACTACTCGTATTATTTGCAGAAAAAAGAAGAACGAATTACTTCTGAAAATGCAAGCATTGACAAAGCTCAGAATCTTTTTGTGAAAGAATTAGCGTGGATGCGTCGTCAACCGAAAGCCAGAACGACCAAATCGAAATCTCGTCAGGATGATTTTTATGTGATTAAGGAAAAAGCCGAAAGTCGCCGAAAAGAAAATGTGGTGGAGCTTGAAATCAATATGGAACGAATGGGAAGCAAGATTATTGAGCTTCATAAACTGTATAAAAAATTCAAAGACCGAGTGATTCTTGACAATTTTTCGTATGATTTTCAGCGTGGCGAACGCATTGGAATTATCGGAAAAAACGGAACAGGAAAATCGACATTTTTGAATATTTTGACCAAAACGATGTTGCCCGATGCCGGAAAAGTTGTGATTGGTGAAACGATTAAAGTAGGTTATTATACGCAAAGCGGCATCAACCCAAAACCGGGTCAGAAAGTAATTGATATTATTAAGGAATACGGAGAATATATTCCGCTTACAAAAGGAAAAATTATTTCAGCTTCGCAATTGCTGGAACGTTTTCTTTTTGATGCGAAAAAACAATATGACTTTGTAGAAAAATTGAGCGGTGGCGAATTGAAACGATTGTATTTATGTACGGTTTTGATTCAGAATCCGAACTTCTTGATATTAGATGAGCCAACGAATGATTTGGACATTGTAACATTAAATGTTTTGGAAAGTTTTTTATTAGATTTTCCCGGATGTTTGTTGGTGGTTTCCCACGATCGTTATTTTATGGATAAAATTGTAGATCACTTATTCGTGTTTAGAGGCGAAGGTGAAATTGAAGATTTTCCAGGTAATTATTCCGATTTTAGAGCATACGAAGACAGTGCTGATGTGGCTTTGAAAGAAGAAAACAAAGCCGATAAAAAAGCGTGGAAACAAAACAATCCGGTTGGAAATTTATCGTTTAACGAACAAAAAGAATTTCAAAAAATTGAACGTGAAATAAAAGATTTGGAATTTGAGAAAAAACAAATCGAACAATTATTTGCTGATGGTAAAGTAACTGATGATGCTATTGAGAAAAAAGCGAATGAGTTGCAAGTGATTATAAAGAAATTGGAAGAAAAGGAAGAGCGTTGGTTTGAACTTTCTTCAAAAATTGAGTAA
- a CDS encoding glycosyltransferase family 2 protein — MQLSVIILNYNVRYFLEQCVLSVQAALQHIDGEIIVIDNNSSDDSCQMMKTRFPHIKLIENKENTGFPKGNNTGVAEAKGEYICILNPDTVVAEDTFTKILNSKLQTPNSQLGILGCKLIDGTGNFLPESKRGIPTPWVAFTKIFGLYKIFPKTKIFNQYYAQHLTENQSGKVDILVGAFMVMKRDLYNEVGGFDENCFMYSDDIDLSYTVLKTGKNNYYFAETTVIHYKGESTVKDGTYMKRFQEAMDYFYSKHFKKSAFFSVFMKVGSFFFAFLKKNKTAVSNRKIDNYIFISQNELLKEKLEKLLGKNVKRLSTSFKNELPSLLKGISSNIEIIFDQNDLPFSTIISAMELYKNEKVSFKIIPNQCNFMIGSNSSNDRGEVVMIEG, encoded by the coding sequence ATGCAACTATCCGTCATCATCCTTAATTATAACGTTCGCTATTTTCTCGAACAATGTGTACTCAGTGTGCAAGCCGCTTTGCAACACATTGATGGCGAAATAATTGTGATCGACAATAATTCATCCGACGATAGTTGTCAAATGATGAAAACCCGTTTTCCTCATATCAAACTCATTGAAAACAAAGAAAACACCGGCTTCCCAAAAGGTAATAACACAGGAGTAGCCGAAGCAAAAGGCGAATATATTTGCATTCTCAATCCCGATACGGTTGTAGCTGAAGATACTTTCACTAAAATCCTGAACTCCAAACTCCAAACTCCCAACTCCCAACTAGGAATTCTAGGTTGCAAACTCATCGACGGCACCGGAAATTTCCTCCCCGAAAGCAAACGCGGTATTCCAACTCCTTGGGTGGCGTTTACAAAAATCTTTGGGTTGTATAAAATTTTTCCAAAAACTAAAATTTTCAATCAATATTATGCTCAGCATTTAACTGAAAATCAATCCGGAAAAGTAGATATTTTAGTAGGTGCTTTTATGGTCATGAAACGCGATTTATATAATGAAGTTGGTGGATTCGACGAGAATTGTTTTATGTATTCCGATGATATCGACTTGAGTTATACGGTTTTGAAAACAGGAAAAAACAATTATTATTTCGCCGAAACCACCGTCATTCATTACAAAGGCGAAAGTACAGTAAAAGACGGAACGTATATGAAACGTTTTCAAGAAGCAATGGATTATTTTTATTCCAAACATTTCAAAAAATCAGCCTTTTTTAGTGTTTTTATGAAAGTCGGTAGCTTCTTTTTTGCTTTTTTAAAGAAAAATAAAACAGCAGTTTCCAATAGAAAAATTGACAATTATATTTTTATTTCCCAAAATGAGTTATTAAAAGAAAAACTCGAAAAATTGTTAGGAAAAAATGTAAAACGACTTTCAACTTCTTTTAAAAATGAATTACCTTCGCTATTAAAAGGAATAAGTTCAAATATTGAAATAATTTTTGATCAGAACGATTTACCTTTTTCAACCATCATTTCCGCAATGGAATTGTATAAAAATGAAAAAGTATCATTCAAAATCATCCCTAATCAATGTAATTTTATGATTGGTAGCAACAGCAGCAATGACAGAGGAGAAGTCGTGATGATTGAAGGTTAA
- a CDS encoding cob(I)yrinic acid a,c-diamide adenosyltransferase, whose translation MKIYTKTGDSGTTALFGGTRVPKHHIRIESYGTVDELNSHIGLIRDQNINQLYKNVLIEVQDRLFTVGAILATPPDKEVLKNGQPRLNINRISEEDIQLLENEIDTMNDALPPMTHFVLPGGHTTVSYCHIARCVCRRAERLSVHLHELEPTDEQVLKYLNRLSDYLFVLARKLSFDLQADEVKWIPRK comes from the coding sequence ATGAAAATATACACAAAAACCGGCGATAGCGGAACTACAGCACTTTTTGGCGGAACACGCGTCCCCAAACACCATATTCGTATTGAGAGTTACGGAACGGTAGACGAATTGAATTCGCACATCGGATTAATTCGAGACCAAAACATCAATCAATTATACAAAAATGTTTTAATTGAAGTGCAAGACCGACTTTTTACCGTTGGAGCCATTTTAGCCACACCTCCTGACAAAGAGGTTTTAAAAAATGGTCAACCGCGTTTAAACATTAATCGAATTTCGGAAGAAGATATTCAATTATTGGAAAATGAAATTGACACAATGAACGATGCGTTGCCTCCGATGACTCATTTTGTGCTTCCGGGCGGACATACAACTGTGTCATATTGTCATATTGCACGTTGTGTTTGCCGAAGAGCAGAACGCCTATCGGTGCATCTTCACGAGTTAGAACCGACAGATGAGCAGGTTTTAAAATACTTAAACCGACTTTCTGACTACCTTTTTGTGTTGGCACGAAAGTTGTCGTTTGACCTTCAAGCGGATGAAGTAAAATGGATTCCGAGGAAGTAG
- a CDS encoding ABC transporter ATP-binding protein yields MANPLIKITNLKRNFILGSETIYVLKGIDLEINKGEYVALMGPSGSGKSTLMNLLGCLDTPTSGTYILNGKDVSQMHDDELAEIRNKEIGFVFQTFNLMPRTTALDNVALPMVYAGYSKSERNVRATEVLTQVGLADRMDHKPNELSGGQRQRVAVGRALVNKPSIILADEPTGNLDSKTSEEIMALFGEIHKNGNTVILVTHEEEIAAYAHRIIRLRDGIIEKDERIK; encoded by the coding sequence ATGGCAAATCCATTAATCAAAATAACCAATCTAAAACGAAACTTTATTTTAGGAAGTGAAACGATTTATGTTCTAAAAGGTATCGATTTAGAAATTAACAAAGGTGAATATGTTGCTTTGATGGGTCCGTCGGGTTCAGGAAAATCAACTTTGATGAACCTTTTGGGTTGTTTGGATACGCCAACATCCGGAACATATATTTTGAATGGAAAAGACGTAAGTCAAATGCACGATGACGAGTTAGCTGAAATCAGAAATAAAGAAATTGGATTCGTATTTCAAACGTTCAATTTGATGCCGAGAACGACGGCTTTAGACAATGTAGCTTTACCGATGGTCTATGCTGGTTACTCAAAATCGGAACGAAATGTACGAGCAACAGAAGTGCTCACACAAGTGGGATTAGCGGATAGAATGGATCATAAACCCAACGAACTTTCGGGTGGTCAACGTCAACGTGTGGCAGTTGGAAGAGCATTGGTTAACAAACCTTCTATAATTTTGGCGGATGAGCCAACCGGAAATTTAGATTCCAAAACATCTGAAGAAATCATGGCTTTGTTTGGCGAAATTCATAAAAATGGAAATACGGTAATTTTGGTAACGCACGAAGAAGAAATTGCAGCCTATGCACACCGAATTATTCGTTTGCGAGACGGAATTATAGAAAAAGACGAGCGGATAAAATAA
- a CDS encoding DUF2795 domain-containing protein, with product MYWTLELASYLSDAPWPATKDELIDYAIRTGAPLEVVENLQSIEDEGEIYESMEEIWPDYPTDEDYLWNEDEY from the coding sequence ATGTATTGGACATTAGAATTAGCATCCTATTTAAGTGATGCACCGTGGCCAGCCACCAAAGATGAGCTTATTGACTATGCTATTAGAACGGGAGCTCCACTTGAAGTAGTGGAAAACCTTCAATCTATAGAAGACGAAGGCGAGATATATGAGTCGATGGAGGAAATTTGGCCGGATTATCCTACAGACGAAGATTATCTTTGGAACGAGGACGAATATTAA